One Triticum dicoccoides isolate Atlit2015 ecotype Zavitan chromosome 5B, WEW_v2.0, whole genome shotgun sequence genomic window carries:
- the LOC119309627 gene encoding pentatricopeptide repeat-containing protein At4g30825, chloroplastic-like, which produces MGLDLVGFSSRVLPTSVGYAADRRHVRAGAATSHGFFSWRSYPRATLKDGAVCSSEDGGGGGAESTLCVSAPSEDATRTGGVAADLGRDFADGITASQTSSAGRKKGGRLWRRPPGGDKPARATRRAPVRKDPQVRRVLVNDPDVNAILSGVSGESSIEECNSVLIRLEKHSDVKALDFFVWMKANGKLEGNADAYRLALQAIAWKEDWRRAELLLHEMVAVSGCRLDARAFNGLMYVCAKRRLADWGTKWFHMMLEREVQPNVSTFGMLMGLYQKTGSLKEAEFAFAKMRECNVKCVNAYSAMITLYTRSRLFVKSEEVITLMKDDGVAPNLENWLVQLNAYSQQGKMEEAELVLQSMEDGGVSPNVVAYNTVITGYGKVSEMQKAKEVFDRLVSSGLAPDETTYRSMIEGFGRADKHQEAISYYKKLKSSGFQPNASNFYTMINLIARHDDSESAAEILRDMRAAGCQCSSIVTILVRAYGTVGRMHKVLSILQSCFYKKVLYDATSCSILVTTFVQNSLLEEALRVLREKKWKDSDFEDNLYHILICSCKEAGSYEDAVRIYSQMPESRTHPNLRICCTMIDVFSTMERFTDAETLYLELKASACVLDMIAYSVIVRMYNKAGRPEDACSVLADMDKQKEIVPDKYLFLDMLRTYQKCGLLEKLTDTYYRILKSEVECDEAMYNCIINCCGPAIPVDELSRIFDEMIQLGHLASTVTLNVLLDIYGKAGLFNRAEKVFSMARKQGLADTISYNTIIAAYAQSGNFRSMNYFVQKMQDAGFPVSLEAYNCMLNAYGKSGQLEEFSAVLQKMRRARCDFDHYTYNIMMNIYGRKGWIEGVAYVLSELKSRGVEPDLYSYNTLIKAYGIAGMPEDAVKLMQEMRIKGINADRVTYTNLIAALQRNENFLEAVKWSLWMKQTGVVGVGARP; this is translated from the coding sequence ATGGGGCTAGATTTGGTCGGGTTCAGCTCTCGCGTGCTGCCAACCAGCGTCGGGTACGCGGCGGACCGGCGGCACGTCCGTGCTGGAGCCGCCACATCCCACGGCTTCTTTTCCTGGAGGAGCTATCCGAGGGCAACTCTGAAGGACGGCGCGGTTTGCTCttcggaggacggcggcggcggcggggcggagtcCACGCTGTGTGTGTCCGCTCCGTCTGAAGATGCCACACGCACCGGCGGAGTGGCAGCGGATCTTGGCCGGGATTTCGCGGACGGCATCACCGCAAGCCAGACGAGTTCCGCGGGGAGGAAGAAAGGGGGGAGGTTATGGAGGAGACCGCCGGGCGGAGACAAGCCGGCGAGAGCTACCAGGCGCGCCCCCGTGAGAAAGGATCCGCAGGTTCGCAGAGTTCTGGTGAACGATCCCGATGTGAATGCGATTCTGTCCGGCGTCAGCGGGGAGTCCAGCATCGAGGAGTGCAACTCCGTTCTGATCCGCCTGGAGAAGCACAGCGATGTGAAGGCCCTCGACTTCTTCGTGTGGATGAAGGCCAACGGGAAGCTCGAGGGGAACGCCGACGCCTACCGGCTGGCTCTCCAGGCCATTGCCTGGAAGGAGGACTGGAGGAGAGCCGAGCTGTTGCTCCACGAGATGGTCGCCGTTTCGGGTTGCCGGCTCGATGCCCGGGCGTTCAATGGGCTGATGTATGTGTGTGCCAAGAGGAGGCTTGCTGATTGGGGAACGAAGTGGTTTCATATGATGCTGGAGAGGGAGGTGCAGCCGAATGTGTCTACATTTGGTATGCTCATGGGCCTTTACCAGAAGACTGGGAGCCTCAAGGAGGCCGAATTCGCTTTCGCGAAAATGAGGGAATGCAATGTCAAGTGTGTCAATGCTTACTCAGCCATGATTACTTTGTACACGCGTTCACGCCTTTTCGTTAAGTCTGAGGAGGTTATCACATTGATGAAAGATGATGGAGTTGCTCCAAACCTGGAGAATTGGTTAGTGCAGCTGAATGCTTACAGTCAGCAGGGTAAAATGGAAGAAGCAGAATTGGTGTTGCAGTCCATGGAAGATGGTGGTGTTTCCCCAAATGTTGTGGCATACAATACTGTGATTACAGGGTATGGGAAGGTTTCTGAAATGCAGAAGGCGAAGGAAGTGTTTGACAGACTTGTGAGTTCTGGTTTAGCTCCTGACGAAACCACTTATAGATCAATGATAGAAGGTTTTGGTAGAGCAGATAAACACCAAGAGGCAATTTCGTATTACAAGAAGCTCAAGAGTTCCGGTTTTCAACCAAACGCGTCCAACTTCTACACGATGATTAACTTAATAGCAAGGCATGATGACAGTGAAAGCGCGGCTGAAATTCTTAGGGATATGAGGGCAGCAGGCTGCCAGTGTTCATCTATTGTTACTATTCTTGTCCGGGCATACGGAACAGTAGGGAGGATGCATAAGGTTCTATCAATTCTACAATCATGCTTCTACAAGAAGGTTTTGTATGATGCTACCTCATGCTCTATTTTAGTAACAACGTTTGTTCAGAATTCTTTATTAGAAGAAGCTCTTCGTGTTTTGCGCGAAAAGAAGTGGAAAGATTCTGATTTTGAAGATAATCTGTATCATATCTTGATATGTTCTTGCAAAGAGGCTGGCAGTTATGAAGATGCTGTAAGGATATACAGCCAGATGCCAGAATCCCGAACGCATCCAAATCTCCGCATTTGCTGCACTATGATCGATGTTTTCAGCACCATGGAGAGATTTACTGATGCTGAAACCTTGTACCTTGAACTGAAGGCTTCAGCTTGTGTTCTTGACATGATTGCTTATAGTGTAATTGTGAGGATGTATAATAAAGCTGGGAGACCAGAAGATGCTTGCTCAGTTCTGGCAGATATGGATAAACAAAAGGAAATAGTTCCTGATAAATACCTTTTCCTTGACATGCTCCGGACTTACCAAAAGTGTGGCTTGCTCGAGAAGTTGACTGATACATATTATCGGATACTCAAGAGCGAGGTTGAATGCGATGAAGCCATGTATAACTGCATTATTAACTGCTGTGGCCCAGCGATACCAGTCGATGAGCTGTCGAGAATTTTCGACGAAATGATTCAACTAGGACACCTGGCTAGCACTGTCACCCTGAATGTATTGCTAGATATATATGGAAAAGCTGGGCTTTTCAACAGGGCTGAGAAGGTGTTTAGCATGGCCCGGAAGCAAGGACTGGCAGATACCATATCATACAACACTATCATTGCGGCGTACGCGCAGAGCGGGAATTTCCGCAGCATGAATTACTTCGTCCAAAAGATGCAGGACGCAGGGTTTCCGGTTTCTCTCGAGGCGTACAATTGCATGCTGAATGCTTATGGAAAGTCAGGCCAGCTGGAGGAGTTCTCTGCTGTTCTGCAGAAAATGAGGAGAGCAAGATGTGACTTCGACCATTACACTTACAATATTATGATGAACATATATGGGAGAAAGGGTTGGATCGAAGGCGTCGCCTACGTTCTTTCAGAACTAAAGAGCCGTGGCGTTGAGCCAGACCTGTACAGTTACAATACATTGATAAAGGCTTACGGGATAGCGGGAATGCCCGAAGATGCTGTCAAGCTGATGCAGGAGATGAGGATCAAAGGTATCAACGCGGATCGAGTGACGTATACTAACCTCATAGCAGCTCTACAGAGGAATGAGAATTTCCTAGAGGCAGTCAAGTGGtccctctggatgaagcaaaccggAGTTGTAGGCGTCGGAGCTCGACCATAA